Proteins from a single region of Hermetia illucens chromosome 3, iHerIll2.2.curated.20191125, whole genome shotgun sequence:
- the LOC119651959 gene encoding trypsin epsilon-like isoform X3, with protein sequence MSKFAKIILLIMSLPLVALQNNTNQEDTSPLIRSPPGQFPANVDIRNASDDNHLCTGMLVELDNVITSASCVANSKAKDLLIIAGSANLLQERNVSYILIHPDYSSTDLDYNIAVLKLRQLFNQTTHVHAAVVARLVPNDGETCFVSGWTTEKGKSVMKYARVTAMKVEQCKKCIENTVCAGNFEHKGECLGDQGSPLVCNGALHGIYVGSAANCQAYSGIYSDIVFYKEWINKLAEWDGYGDTPLPDPDARKR encoded by the exons ATGAGCAAATTCGCGAAAATCATTTTACTAATTATGTCGCTACCTTTGGTAGCTCTTCAAAACAATACGAACCAAGAAGACACTTCGCCGCTAATCCGTTCTCCTCCAGGACAGTTTCCAGCCAAT GTCGACATCAGAAATGCAAGCGACGACAATCATTTATGCACTGGAATGCTGGTCGAATTGGATAATGTTATCACTTCAGCTTCGTGTGTAGCGAACTCGAAAGCGAAGGATCTG cttaTAATAGCGGGGAGTGCAAACCTCTTGCAAGAGCGTAACGTGTCCTACATTTTAATCCATCCAGATTATAGCAGCACCGATTTGGATTATAATATTGCAGTTCTAAAG TTGAGGCAACTTTTTAATCAAACAACACACGTTCACGCAGCAGTTGTAGCCCGACTGGTACCAAATGACGGGGAAACTTGTTTTGTATCTGGGTGGACCACAGAAAAG GGTAAATCAGTAATGAAGTATGCAAGAGTAACTGCGATGAAAGTTGAGCAATGTAAAAAGTGCATAGAAAACACCGTCTGCGCTGGCAACTTCGAGCACAAAGGAGAGTGTCTT GGAGACCAAGGTTCTCCTTTAGTTTGCAATGGGGCACTACACGGAATTTACGTAGGAAGTGCCGCCAACTGCCAGGCCTATTCGGGAATATATTCGGATATAGTGTTTTATAAAGAGTGGATAAATAAACTTGCTGAGTGGGACGGGTATGGTGACACCCCCTTGCCTGATCCTGATGCACGAAAAAG GTAA
- the LOC119651959 gene encoding trypsin epsilon-like isoform X2 has product MSKFAKIILLIMSLPLVALQNNTNQEDTSPLIRSPPGQFPANVDIRNASDDNHLCTGMLVELDNVITSASCVANSKAKDLLIIAGSANLLQERNVSYILIHPDYSSTDLDYNIAVLKLRQLFNQTTHVHAAVVARLVPNDGETCFVSGWTTEKGKSVMKYARVTAMKVEQCKKCIENTVCAGNFEHKGECLGDQGSPLVCNGALHGIYVGSAANCQAYSGIYSDIVFYKEWINKLAEWDGYGDTPLPDPDARKRKLDAYLFTMHSNQM; this is encoded by the exons ATGAGCAAATTCGCGAAAATCATTTTACTAATTATGTCGCTACCTTTGGTAGCTCTTCAAAACAATACGAACCAAGAAGACACTTCGCCGCTAATCCGTTCTCCTCCAGGACAGTTTCCAGCCAAT GTCGACATCAGAAATGCAAGCGACGACAATCATTTATGCACTGGAATGCTGGTCGAATTGGATAATGTTATCACTTCAGCTTCGTGTGTAGCGAACTCGAAAGCGAAGGATCTG cttaTAATAGCGGGGAGTGCAAACCTCTTGCAAGAGCGTAACGTGTCCTACATTTTAATCCATCCAGATTATAGCAGCACCGATTTGGATTATAATATTGCAGTTCTAAAG TTGAGGCAACTTTTTAATCAAACAACACACGTTCACGCAGCAGTTGTAGCCCGACTGGTACCAAATGACGGGGAAACTTGTTTTGTATCTGGGTGGACCACAGAAAAG GGTAAATCAGTAATGAAGTATGCAAGAGTAACTGCGATGAAAGTTGAGCAATGTAAAAAGTGCATAGAAAACACCGTCTGCGCTGGCAACTTCGAGCACAAAGGAGAGTGTCTT GGAGACCAAGGTTCTCCTTTAGTTTGCAATGGGGCACTACACGGAATTTACGTAGGAAGTGCCGCCAACTGCCAGGCCTATTCGGGAATATATTCGGATATAGTGTTTTATAAAGAGTGGATAAATAAACTTGCTGAGTGGGACGGGTATGGTGACACCCCCTTGCCTGATCCTGATGCACGAAAAAG GAAATTGGACGCGTATTTATTCACAATGCATTCCAACCAAAT GTAA
- the LOC119651959 gene encoding trypsin epsilon-like isoform X1: MSKFAKIILLIMSLPLVALQNNTNQEDTSPLIRSPPGQFPANVDIRNASDDNHLCTGMLVELDNVITSASCVANSKAKDLLIIAGSANLLQERNVSYILIHPDYSSTDLDYNIAVLKLRQLFNQTTHVHAAVVARLVPNDGETCFVSGWTTEKGKSVMKYARVTAMKVEQCKKCIENTVCAGNFEHKGECLGDQGSPLVCNGALHGIYVGSAANCQAYSGIYSDIVFYKEWINKLAEWDGYGDTPLPDPDARKRKLDAYLFTMHSNQMCIQLFKYLLLIVTITVV, from the exons ATGAGCAAATTCGCGAAAATCATTTTACTAATTATGTCGCTACCTTTGGTAGCTCTTCAAAACAATACGAACCAAGAAGACACTTCGCCGCTAATCCGTTCTCCTCCAGGACAGTTTCCAGCCAAT GTCGACATCAGAAATGCAAGCGACGACAATCATTTATGCACTGGAATGCTGGTCGAATTGGATAATGTTATCACTTCAGCTTCGTGTGTAGCGAACTCGAAAGCGAAGGATCTG cttaTAATAGCGGGGAGTGCAAACCTCTTGCAAGAGCGTAACGTGTCCTACATTTTAATCCATCCAGATTATAGCAGCACCGATTTGGATTATAATATTGCAGTTCTAAAG TTGAGGCAACTTTTTAATCAAACAACACACGTTCACGCAGCAGTTGTAGCCCGACTGGTACCAAATGACGGGGAAACTTGTTTTGTATCTGGGTGGACCACAGAAAAG GGTAAATCAGTAATGAAGTATGCAAGAGTAACTGCGATGAAAGTTGAGCAATGTAAAAAGTGCATAGAAAACACCGTCTGCGCTGGCAACTTCGAGCACAAAGGAGAGTGTCTT GGAGACCAAGGTTCTCCTTTAGTTTGCAATGGGGCACTACACGGAATTTACGTAGGAAGTGCCGCCAACTGCCAGGCCTATTCGGGAATATATTCGGATATAGTGTTTTATAAAGAGTGGATAAATAAACTTGCTGAGTGGGACGGGTATGGTGACACCCCCTTGCCTGATCCTGATGCACGAAAAAG GAAATTGGACGCGTATTTATTCACAATGCATTCCAACCAAATGTGTATCCAATTATTTAAgtatttattattaatagtcACAATAACTGTTGTATAG